The proteins below are encoded in one region of Campylobacter concisus:
- a CDS encoding replication initiation protein, giving the protein MFTLLQQFRSTNGYTLELDYYKVFKLANIAESGSYRKEILAKLRHIQTFTFMYETNNKGDLAQEIIFPKIETDSENRVLKIKVSKNFKDRYIDSPLKGWTRHELAEFVNLSGTYAKTIYRYLKQFRAQGWWHIKYKDFKELLEIPESYQACNIDQQILKSAIKELASERNLFDQRRTPFKGLMIKKIKSGRNIEALEFYFEPQKISDIERDEKENKRNLTTIANDIKQKDMLKQLKRSNPITGKTVNDFDPYIGRYLRIYNDKTDVIDVLKIQSIEKNGKQLEAKLLNVDDGYFTAMLFDNFKHFKTLLRGMRINPLKYQREYFKLN; this is encoded by the coding sequence ATTTTTACTCTTTTACAACAATTTAGAAGCACTAATGGATATACGCTAGAGCTTGACTATTATAAGGTTTTTAAGCTTGCCAACATCGCAGAAAGCGGTAGTTATAGAAAAGAAATTCTAGCAAAATTAAGGCATATTCAAACATTTACTTTTATGTATGAAACAAACAATAAGGGCGATTTAGCCCAAGAAATTATATTTCCAAAAATAGAAACAGACAGCGAAAATAGGGTTTTAAAAATCAAAGTATCCAAGAACTTCAAGGATCGTTATATTGACAGCCCTTTAAAAGGTTGGACTAGGCATGAACTAGCTGAATTCGTTAATCTTAGCGGTACTTATGCAAAGACGATTTATCGTTATTTAAAGCAGTTTCGCGCTCAAGGATGGTGGCATATCAAATACAAAGATTTTAAGGAACTTTTGGAAATACCTGAAAGCTATCAAGCTTGCAATATTGACCAGCAAATTTTAAAGTCAGCAATAAAAGAACTAGCGTCTGAACGTAACCTATTCGACCAACGCCGAACGCCGTTTAAAGGGCTTATGATAAAAAAGATTAAAAGCGGACGCAATATAGAGGCGCTGGAGTTTTATTTTGAACCTCAAAAAATAAGCGATATCGAGCGAGACGAGAAGGAAAATAAACGAAATTTAACCACGATCGCAAACGACATAAAACAAAAAGACATGCTAAAGCAACTAAAGCGCAGCAATCCGATAACCGGTAAAACGGTTAATGATTTTGATCCGTATATAGGGAGATACTTGCGTATATACAACGATAAAACGGACGTTATAGACGTACTAAAGATTCAAAGCATCGAGAAAAACGGAAAGCAATTAGAAGCAAAGCTTTTAAACGTCGACGACGGATATTTTACCGCCATGCTCTTTGATAACTTTAAGCATTTTAAAACACTTTTGAGAGGTATGAGGATTAACCCCCTAAAATATCAACGAGAGTATTTTAAACTGAATTAA
- a CDS encoding Eco47II family restriction endonuclease, translating into MSYFENNNALSEIIKKLYTIYTKAQNSNDIYSNVIDPFSALLESSFNKMTYDQWIEAEKSRQIQKTLQNAIGTFHEEIIGEIKGFKNLKVGEIIDIISEDKKIIAEIKNKWNTTKGNHKVAIYDDIASVLTDREGFTGYYVEVVPNKPTPYNKAFTPSDNKTHLPRPENPKIKVIDGKSFYAMITGDENAIFRIYDEIMKELKKLKLNPDIKFKQLLTKAYGESM; encoded by the coding sequence ATGTCGTATTTTGAAAATAATAATGCACTTTCAGAAATAATTAAAAAGCTTTATACAATTTATACAAAGGCTCAGAATTCTAATGATATTTATAGCAATGTCATCGATCCATTTTCGGCTTTATTAGAATCAAGTTTTAATAAAATGACTTATGATCAGTGGATCGAGGCAGAAAAATCTAGACAAATACAAAAGACATTACAAAACGCAATAGGGACTTTTCACGAAGAGATTATTGGTGAAATTAAAGGTTTTAAGAATTTAAAAGTTGGTGAGATTATAGATATTATTTCTGAAGATAAAAAAATTATTGCAGAGATTAAGAATAAATGGAATACTACAAAAGGAAATCATAAAGTAGCAATATATGATGATATAGCATCAGTATTAACTGATAGAGAAGGATTTACTGGATATTATGTAGAGGTAGTTCCTAATAAACCAACTCCATATAACAAAGCATTTACTCCTTCTGATAATAAAACGCACTTGCCAAGACCGGAGAACCCTAAAATTAAAGTAATTGATGGAAAAAGCTTTTACGCGATGATAACTGGCGATGAAAATGCTATATTTAGAATTTATGACGAAATAATGAAAGAACTTAAGAAACTTAAATTAAACCCAGACATTAAATTTAAGCAACTTTTGACAAAAGCCTATGGGGAATCAATGTAA
- the dcm gene encoding DNA (cytosine-5-)-methyltransferase has translation MIFEKEYYNISEVADILSISKETLRRWDKNGKLEPVRHPMNNYRVYHRTQLHNFEEARLMFNTLWDEELDTKPLRKYKSVELFAGAGGLALGFEKAGLEAVLLNEIDKFACKTLRENRPSWNVIEGDVAQLDFTKFKGKVDVLSGGFPCQAFSYAGKKLGFEDARGTLFFEFARAVKECQPTIFLAENVRGLLKHDNGRTLEAIKSVIDDIGYKLITEPNVLKAMFYQVPQKRERLFFVGVRQDIMEKISLNDFKWPSPYKRIMTLRDALKKGELYNTDVPKSQGQQYPKRKKEILDLVPAGGYWKDLPDILQKEYMQKSYFLGGGKTGMARRLSYDEPSLTLTCSPAQKQTERCHPEETRPLTVREYARIQTFPDDWEFIGSMTNQYKQIGNAVPVNLSYAVARSLVRLLNIIEKNKKLA, from the coding sequence ATGATTTTTGAAAAAGAATATTACAACATATCTGAGGTAGCTGACATATTGTCTATATCAAAAGAAACGTTAAGAAGATGGGATAAAAATGGTAAATTAGAACCTGTCAGACATCCAATGAACAACTATAGAGTTTATCATAGAACTCAATTACACAACTTTGAAGAAGCACGGTTAATGTTTAATACACTATGGGATGAGGAATTAGACACGAAACCCCTAAGAAAATATAAATCAGTAGAATTGTTTGCAGGAGCTGGGGGATTAGCTTTAGGTTTTGAGAAAGCGGGCCTAGAGGCAGTTTTATTAAACGAGATAGATAAATTTGCTTGTAAAACATTGCGAGAAAATAGACCATCTTGGAATGTAATTGAAGGAGATGTGGCTCAACTAGATTTCACTAAGTTTAAAGGTAAAGTAGATGTTTTGTCTGGCGGATTCCCTTGTCAAGCTTTTTCTTATGCAGGTAAAAAACTAGGGTTTGAAGATGCTAGAGGCACACTGTTTTTTGAATTTGCAAGAGCGGTTAAAGAATGTCAGCCTACTATTTTTTTAGCTGAAAATGTAAGGGGCCTATTAAAACACGATAATGGCAGAACATTGGAAGCAATTAAATCAGTTATTGACGATATCGGATATAAATTAATCACTGAACCCAATGTGTTAAAAGCCATGTTTTATCAAGTTCCTCAAAAAAGAGAAAGATTGTTTTTTGTTGGAGTAAGACAAGACATTATGGAAAAAATATCATTAAATGACTTCAAATGGCCATCCCCTTATAAAAGAATTATGACTCTTAGGGATGCTTTAAAAAAAGGTGAACTATATAATACGGATGTCCCAAAATCCCAAGGACAACAATATCCAAAAAGAAAAAAAGAAATTTTAGATTTAGTTCCAGCGGGTGGTTATTGGAAGGATCTTCCTGATATTTTACAAAAAGAATACATGCAAAAAAGTTATTTTCTAGGTGGTGGCAAAACAGGAATGGCAAGAAGATTGTCATATGATGAACCAAGTCTAACTTTAACTTGTTCTCCGGCACAAAAACAAACCGAAAGATGCCATCCAGAAGAGACAAGGCCTTTAACTGTTAGAGAGTATGCCAGAATTCAAACCTTTCCAGATGATTGGGAATTTATTGGCTCTATGACAAACCAGTATAAACAAATTGGCAATGCTGTACCAGTAAATTTATCTTATGCAGTAGCAAGGAGCTTGGTCAGACTTTTAAATATTATAGAAAAAAATAAAAAATTAGCATGA
- a CDS encoding phytanoyl-CoA dioxygenase codes for MRKIRELLAKSLFRLASTDYQTQYIDNSTIYEYVVPEDLIEEVANFCREAQLDCFKNNFSERELEFANILRNKILNLPSGDIYGTNIWAELKIDAEKFLNILGYQIKDFDYSTIDNIDRNELGK; via the coding sequence ATGAGAAAAATAAGGGAATTATTGGCAAAGTCTTTGTTTAGACTTGCTTCAACAGATTATCAAACACAATATATTGATAATTCTACTATTTACGAGTATGTGGTACCAGAAGACTTAATTGAAGAGGTCGCAAATTTTTGTAGAGAAGCACAATTAGATTGTTTCAAAAATAATTTTTCAGAACGAGAATTAGAATTTGCAAATATATTGCGAAATAAAATACTCAACCTGCCAAGTGGTGATATATACGGAACAAATATATGGGCTGAATTAAAAATAGATGCAGAAAAATTTTTAAATATTTTGGGTTATCAAATAAAAGATTTTGATTATAGTACAATAGATAATATAGACCGCAATGAGCTTGGTAAATAA
- a CDS encoding helix-turn-helix domain-containing protein: MSLHQDVCDAYNINRYELAEKLGVSKTTLDSWSDENRMTKVTRLALELMLENHHKTKLLSDLNNSLSKIVFLESSNDENMDIDDEQKKIASRIKHILNEYDFSLAKASKSLEFPDFEYLNKVLKAQIYPSFDFLKKFSDVFHISNEWLEDGKGHPFDLEIIGCRYFSQLKEKKREFNKFYIVNCTDNIEYTKLVAEDKLGRFDIFERDFCIGDRFIMSGIECSDLFELYSFYTENRGSYVSLVTLESDDYKKLLSRDYYAGNILKRSRGSCMLYDLFDLDYYNQDRYGKFFVECTNIIKEIKERKINK; encoded by the coding sequence ATGTCTCTTCATCAGGACGTATGTGATGCATACAACATAAATAGATATGAGTTGGCTGAAAAGCTTGGTGTTTCAAAAACTACACTTGATAGCTGGAGTGATGAAAACAGAATGACGAAAGTAACTCGCCTGGCACTAGAGCTTATGCTTGAAAATCATCATAAGACAAAGCTTTTGTCTGATTTAAACAACTCGCTTTCTAAGATTGTTTTTTTAGAAAGCAGCAATGATGAAAATATGGACATAGATGATGAACAAAAAAAAATTGCAAGTAGAATAAAGCATATTCTAAACGAATATGATTTCAGCCTTGCAAAGGCTAGCAAGAGCCTAGAGTTTCCAGATTTTGAATATTTAAACAAGGTATTAAAAGCTCAAATTTATCCTAGCTTCGACTTTTTAAAAAAGTTTTCAGATGTTTTTCATATCTCAAATGAGTGGCTCGAGGATGGTAAAGGGCATCCATTCGATTTAGAGATAATAGGCTGCAGATATTTTTCTCAGTTAAAAGAAAAAAAGAGAGAATTTAATAAGTTTTATATCGTTAATTGCACAGATAATATAGAGTATACAAAATTAGTTGCTGAGGATAAATTGGGTCGTTTTGATATATTTGAAAGAGATTTTTGTATAGGTGATCGTTTCATCATGAGCGGTATAGAATGCAGCGATCTTTTTGAATTATATAGTTTCTACACTGAAAATAGAGGGTCATATGTATCCTTAGTTACGCTTGAGTCAGATGATTATAAAAAATTGCTTTCAAGAGACTATTATGCTGGCAATATTTTAAAACGTAGCAGAGGATCATGTATGCTATATGACTTATTTGATCTAGACTACTATAATCAAGATAGGTATGGAAAATTTTTTGTTGAGTGCACCAATATCATTAAAGAAATAAAAGAAAGAAAGATAAATAAATAA